GAGTCCACGTATAACTGGTACTGGTTGGTTGATGGTTTGATGGAATCTGGGCATACAGTCCATTTGGCCAACACAGCGGCGATTCGCCAATACGAAGGACTGAAATATTCTGATGACAATCATGATGCTCGGTGGCTGGCTCACATGTTGAGGCTTGGTGTTTTGAAAGAGGGACACATTTATCCCAAAGAAGACCGTCCACTTCGGGATTTATTGCGTAAGCGTGCTCAATTGGTAGGCCAGAGAACGGCTCAGATGCTCAGTATTCAAAATTTGTATGCACGAAACAGCGCCAAGCGGATAACGGCTAACCAGATTCGGAAAATGACGGAAGCGGATGTCGATCTGGAAGTTGCCGATTTTCATCTTGGCATGGCCATCAAGAGTAATTTGGCGGTATTTAAGTGTACTGAAGTTTCACCGATTCAT
This sequence is a window from Magnetococcales bacterium. Protein-coding genes within it:
- a CDS encoding transposase → MKLYGAIDLHSNNSVVAVLDEQDRVVYQSRLANDLGTIIQALFPYKGRLQGLVVESTYNWYWLVDGLMESGHTVHLANTAAIRQYEGLKYSDDNHDARWLAHMLRLGVLKEGHIYPKEDRPLRDLLRKRAQLVGQRTAQMLSIQNLYARNSAKRITANQIRKMTEADVDLEVADFHLGMAIKSNLAVFKCTEVSPIHVALDHAAKPNNTDTKGFREGLCGAGKTREKSSDKATFAIVHRRSEKAKLALPLTLCWRWGEAASLEA